Genomic DNA from Scatophagus argus isolate fScaArg1 chromosome 15, fScaArg1.pri, whole genome shotgun sequence:
AAGAGAAGAGCACCCAGCAATCGCTCCAACCAGCACGAAGATTTGGACATCCAGGAGGCGAGGACACAAAAGGCTGAGAAGGCAGAGGAGCTGTATGCTACTCTCCCATCTATTGTGGGGGTTATTGAACACTTTAATAAAGGCGAGTTGGACTTTATGTGAGAGAATAGAAAATCAATAGTTCTTTTATCTTTAgagaagtgagaaaagaaaTTACATACTTCATCATAAACAGACTGGCGTGATTGTAGCCATCAACAGTTGCCAAAAATAGTGATATTCAGGATATAAGCAAAATAGCTGAAacagtttctcttcctctttgcagACTCCAACCCTATAATGCGCTTCAAGTGCCCCTTTTGCACTCACACAGTGAAGAGGAAGGCAGACCTGAAGCGTCACTTGCGCTGTCACACTGGGGAGAGGCCGTACCCCTGTCAGGCCTGCAATAAACGCTTCACTCGTCTGGAGCATCTTCGGAGTCATTTTGAAACGGTAGGTTTGTTTAAAACCGAACCTAAACCTAAACATCAAGTTCTGTCATTTATAATTGGTAGTTTCAAGCCAgcttcagaaacacagagatagTGATCAAGCTTTCAGGCTGCGccattgaaaaaacaaaagatgcttTGTTGTGTTAGGTAGATCAGTGTTCACAACCACCTACACACCCCCACGCAGTAACTTAACCAGTActaaacatatttacattccTATTTTTGGCATTTATGTTTCTTGTTTCTCCACAGATCCATCAGGCCAGGAAGCTGGTGTGCAGAAAGTGTAAGTGTCAGGTGACAGAGGACACTGGGCATGTGGTGTGTGAGGGCACACGACGCTACCGCATGTGCACTGCATGCATCCAGGAAGTGGGTTGTGACAATATCCCCATAGACAGTCTAGAAGGAACCAATGAGGTGCCGGCCCTGTTACTGGGAGTGGATGGGGAGGAAGAAGGGGACACCAAGAGGAGCTGGATGGTAACCGACGACGACGACCTGGCTGAAGACTCGGGTGCCGACCTCATCATCCAGCAAGTGGATGACAGTGACGAGGAGCTGCAGTGAAATGgaaccaaagtgtgtgtgtgtgtgtgctgaagccATGCGAGAGTATTTCTGCATAATATATGTGATCCACTgatgtaaatacacacatttatgatATATTAGTTGTCTATTAGTTCAATGCGACTGATTAATCTTTACTTTCAATGGGAATGTTGACTTTTGTGACAACATGGAATGCTTTTTGTTAACCCTCATAAAGATATGCAGTATCCAAAGCATGCATATtcagtgtttcctttgttcCAATTCTGCTCTTTCAAAGATATCTTTTTTCATGCATGAAAGAACATCTTTGTTACTTTTTGAGACTGTGTACTTTGATAAAAGCTTGCATTTGAGTAAAACGAGTTGACAAAGACATAATAATGACTCTGCTCTTTCCCTACTTCCTGTAGGTAAAGTTAAGAGCAGAATCAGTGTCTCACAGCTGCAGTGCTCATGCTGATTGCGTTTGATTATGATATGCACTATGATATGAAgccaattattatttatttgttatgttgttttgtttttgttttttttactttttgacacattaaagatatttttatacATTCCGGTGTCTGTGTCTTTCACTCGTTGTCTGTTTCAGTGTAAGTGGAAATTAGAATCAAGTCTTGTAAGAGGAAATTGTATTAACAAAAGtaatgagagaaaaataataagacAGTCTGTGTTGTCAAAAGGCAGCTATAACATTTAATTATGTACATGGGCAATGCCCGCCTGCATATGTACTTTGTTTACAATTAATTTTGGAGTTTACCAAATACCACTATGTAATGTCTTCAAGGGAAACAGTAACACAGgtattcatctttttaaaaaatgacatttgtgtATAAGAACATTTccaataaaatttgaaaaatgcattaaaattaaTTGTGGTGTCTTTGCATTCAcgacattttttttcaaaaagcttTAAATTATGCTTTTAAActtgaaaataacttttttgcAGTCAAGTAGCATCAGAGGAAGCATCAGAGAACATCAATAGGGTACAGATTACGaaaaatttaaaacatatttctcAAACTTTCTTGGGTACATAGGACTTTTGTGGTAATGGTAGCTTAACCCGTATTAGTATCTTAAATTTTCGAAATATTCTGAGATATTCTTTCAGTGCAGATTGCCGGTGTACAGATGGCGCCCCTGAGGAGCTTTTAGATCCTGTGAGCGCTCCTGTCCTCCCCAGCTGCGGAAGAAGTGACGTCACTCTGG
This window encodes:
- the zbtb8a gene encoding zinc finger and BTB domain-containing protein 8A isoform X2 → MLLSQGPEGLSDSVNATFDVFSPETFTVILDFIYSGQLDLSSHNVIEVMSAASYLQMNNVINYCKNFIKSSLDISVKDEDSDRCLSLSETCSFTSGAAEETAEQQQQGPSSVSPPPALWTRDNSRSQSAFMGKDSDQDASASALNTNPSSPANELNTEAEDLQDPHDPLYTLPGSERRRGKGGTKRRAPSNRSNQHEDLDIQEARTQKAEKAEELYATLPSIVGVIEHFNKDSNPIMRFKCPFCTHTVKRKADLKRHLRCHTGERPYPCQACNKRFTRLEHLRSHFETIHQARKLVCRKCKCQVTEDTGHVVCEGTRRYRMCTACIQEVGCDNIPIDSLEGTNEVPALLLGVDGEEEGDTKRSWMVTDDDDLAEDSGADLIIQQVDDSDEELQ